A genomic segment from Williamwhitmania sp. encodes:
- a CDS encoding PAS domain S-box protein: protein MSKKNGQPKTAMTTPPDPDALVRKQVGLIVDKMSGHAIFLVDRKGVVKSWNFGAEKAFGYTANEMVGESGNKLLQKGGNGVFLSNLLGDVDFQKSIDFEQWVYRKNKTRFWASLEISAIAGTNGGESIFGFIVRDISERKRVEDSLRDSQQKLRAILEAMPSPVFVKDTELVYTECNQAFAEYNGLAREQIIGSTILDLFEKSKAEIYKKADLDLLKKAGTQVYESKVRFKDGTDHNVVFRKSVYNDGGEKTLGIVGLIEDITNRVRDKENLLQINRIYQLILENSIFGISLIQNRKFKWANNRLGEMLLRPLEKLQGVSTRIMYPSNEFYEQLGHEAYPLLDKGEPYQNTIQLKRSDGTLFWCRFIGKAIAPESPQEGTIWMFEDITDLKKIQDEQKMVEMALKQSQANLLALIENNDDCIWSCDANLIVTAYNSKFKRRLQDLFGLNLKIGAKISKLPGVSFSVWKNRFASVLRGQKFLSVDVFTENSAFVYNEVSLFPIQVEGEVTGIACFSRDITPRKLAEEALLKSQSKLTVAMGLSKMCSWEFDVPTSTIILDEHFYEIYDDTSKGQARQLTVQEFFDRYIFPEDWPKIYEILNASIASNGEGTLNQFEHSMKHKNGEWRHVVARFTNVKDHDGKLIRFLGAIQDVTERKRIEIQLKELNASKDKLFSIIAHDLKNPFHTIIGISELIKAKVSSKDYAPLDYYAKSLYDVSAQTYNLLENLLEWANSQKGGITYNPRKANLLSQITEVVDLLSGMASRKNISITVNIPNIITVFSDLDMLKTILRNLISNAIKFTYTNGNIHLQATISNSMVQLSVLDSGTGMNAETLKNLFKLESTKSILGTSNEKGTGLGLILCKDFVEKQGGVLWAESVEGRGSVFSFTLPIANN from the coding sequence ATGTCAAAAAAGAATGGACAACCGAAAACAGCAATGACCACTCCTCCCGATCCGGATGCGCTGGTGCGTAAGCAGGTAGGTCTCATTGTTGACAAGATGAGTGGCCATGCCATATTCTTGGTCGACCGTAAGGGAGTTGTTAAGAGTTGGAACTTTGGTGCAGAAAAAGCATTTGGCTACACTGCCAATGAAATGGTTGGAGAATCGGGAAATAAACTGCTTCAAAAAGGGGGGAATGGTGTATTCTTATCCAACTTATTGGGCGATGTTGATTTTCAAAAGTCGATTGACTTCGAACAGTGGGTTTACCGTAAGAACAAAACTCGATTCTGGGCAAGCCTCGAAATTTCAGCAATAGCAGGTACAAATGGTGGTGAGTCAATTTTCGGATTCATTGTGCGTGACATAAGTGAGCGTAAGCGGGTGGAGGATAGCTTGAGGGATAGCCAGCAAAAGTTAAGGGCAATTCTGGAGGCAATGCCCTCTCCAGTTTTTGTGAAGGATACGGAGTTGGTGTATACCGAATGCAACCAAGCGTTTGCTGAGTATAATGGATTGGCTCGGGAGCAGATCATAGGATCAACCATATTGGATTTATTTGAAAAAAGCAAAGCAGAGATATATAAAAAGGCAGACCTTGATTTATTGAAGAAGGCGGGAACTCAGGTATATGAATCCAAGGTGCGCTTTAAGGATGGAACAGATCACAACGTGGTTTTCAGGAAAAGTGTTTATAACGATGGGGGTGAAAAAACACTTGGTATTGTTGGCTTAATTGAGGATATTACCAATAGGGTAAGGGATAAGGAGAATCTTCTACAAATCAATAGAATATACCAGCTAATACTGGAGAACAGCATATTTGGCATTTCACTCATTCAAAATCGCAAATTCAAATGGGCGAATAATAGGCTAGGAGAGATGCTTCTTCGACCATTAGAAAAGCTTCAGGGAGTATCCACCAGAATAATGTATCCTTCCAATGAGTTTTATGAGCAATTGGGGCATGAAGCATATCCACTTTTAGACAAGGGCGAGCCTTACCAAAACACTATTCAGCTCAAGCGAAGTGATGGCACGCTATTTTGGTGCCGATTCATTGGCAAAGCAATTGCTCCCGAAAGCCCACAGGAGGGAACGATTTGGATGTTTGAGGATATTACCGATTTGAAGAAAATTCAGGATGAGCAGAAGATGGTCGAAATGGCATTAAAGCAGAGTCAAGCGAATCTTCTTGCACTAATTGAGAATAACGATGATTGCATCTGGTCGTGTGATGCTAACCTGATAGTTACAGCCTATAACAGCAAGTTTAAAAGGCGGTTACAAGATTTGTTTGGGCTTAACCTAAAAATTGGAGCTAAAATCTCCAAACTACCGGGAGTATCGTTCTCCGTTTGGAAAAATAGGTTTGCGAGTGTTCTTCGAGGCCAAAAGTTTTTGTCAGTTGATGTTTTTACTGAAAACAGCGCCTTTGTCTACAATGAGGTATCGTTATTCCCAATTCAGGTGGAGGGTGAAGTTACAGGGATTGCCTGTTTCTCAAGAGACATTACGCCGCGAAAACTTGCAGAGGAGGCGCTTCTTAAGAGTCAATCAAAGCTTACAGTAGCCATGGGGTTATCTAAGATGTGCAGCTGGGAATTCGATGTGCCAACTAGCACGATTATTTTAGACGAACATTTTTACGAAATCTATGATGATACGTCGAAAGGGCAAGCGCGTCAGCTAACCGTTCAGGAATTCTTCGACCGCTATATATTTCCTGAGGATTGGCCAAAAATTTACGAAATCTTAAATGCAAGCATCGCCTCAAATGGTGAAGGCACCCTCAACCAATTTGAGCATAGCATGAAGCATAAAAATGGTGAATGGAGGCATGTGGTTGCTCGGTTTACGAATGTTAAGGATCACGATGGAAAGCTTATTCGATTCCTAGGAGCAATACAAGATGTTACCGAACGAAAAAGGATTGAGATTCAGCTGAAGGAACTCAACGCATCCAAGGATAAGCTTTTTTCTATTATCGCCCATGACCTAAAAAATCCATTTCATACTATTATTGGAATTAGTGAGTTGATTAAGGCAAAGGTCTCCTCGAAGGATTATGCTCCACTTGATTATTATGCAAAATCGCTGTATGACGTTTCCGCACAAACATATAACCTACTTGAAAATTTGCTCGAATGGGCAAATTCGCAGAAGGGTGGAATTACTTATAATCCGAGGAAGGCTAACCTACTCAGCCAAATTACCGAAGTTGTTGACCTTTTATCAGGGATGGCCAGCAGAAAAAATATTAGCATTACAGTCAACATCCCAAATATTATTACCGTATTTTCCGATTTGGACATGCTAAAGACGATTTTACGAAACCTAATCTCCAATGCTATCAAGTTTACCTATACAAATGGTAATATTCACCTTCAAGCCACCATCTCGAATTCGATGGTGCAGCTTTCTGTACTCGATAGCGGAACGGGCATGAACGCTGAAACGCTTAAAAATCTCTTTAAATTGGAATCTACCAAGTCTATTCTTGGCACTAGCAATGAGAAAGGGACTGGCCTTGGTTTAATACTTTGCAAGGATTTTGTTGAAAAGCAAGGAGGTGTTCTCTGGGCTGAGAGTGTGGAAGGGAGAGGGAGTGTTTTCAGTTTTACTCTTCCTATTGCGAATAATTAA
- a CDS encoding YebC/PmpR family DNA-binding transcriptional regulator, whose protein sequence is MGRAFEYRKARKMKRWGNMARTFTKLGKEIAMTVKSAGPDPASNPRLRVLIQNAKAANMPKENVERAIKKASSKDQADYKEIAYHGYGPHGIAIIVETATDNPTRTVANVRSYFNRLNGTLGTSGSLDFMFEHKCFFKVKGKEGVDPEGLELELIDFGAQELFVEDDDIVIYGEYEAFGPLQKYLEDNGFEIVSAEFERIPTDTKELNEEQMADIEKLLSRFEDDEDVTNVFHNMRQVE, encoded by the coding sequence ATGGGAAGAGCGTTTGAATACCGGAAAGCACGCAAGATGAAGCGCTGGGGCAATATGGCCCGAACCTTCACAAAGTTGGGAAAAGAGATAGCCATGACCGTGAAATCGGCAGGACCAGATCCAGCAAGTAACCCCCGCTTGAGAGTGCTGATTCAAAATGCCAAGGCAGCCAACATGCCCAAGGAAAATGTGGAGCGTGCCATTAAAAAGGCCTCATCAAAGGATCAGGCTGACTACAAGGAGATAGCATACCATGGTTATGGTCCCCACGGCATTGCCATTATTGTAGAAACTGCAACCGACAACCCTACCCGTACAGTAGCAAACGTGCGTAGCTACTTCAACCGGCTTAACGGAACGCTGGGAACCTCCGGCAGCCTCGACTTCATGTTTGAGCACAAGTGCTTTTTCAAGGTTAAGGGCAAAGAAGGTGTTGACCCCGAAGGGCTTGAGCTTGAGCTTATAGACTTTGGTGCACAGGAGCTATTTGTGGAAGATGACGATATCGTGATTTATGGCGAATACGAGGCCTTTGGACCACTACAGAAATATTTGGAAGATAACGGTTTCGAAATCGTGTCCGCAGAATTTGAGCGCATCCCAACCGATACCAAGGAACTTAACGAGGAGCAGATGGCAGATATCGAAAAGTTGCTCTCCCGTTTCGAAGACGACGAGGATGTGACCAACGTTTTCCACAATATGCGGCAGGTCGAGTAA